In a genomic window of Flavobacteriales bacterium:
- the gyrA gene encoding DNA gyrase subunit A, whose translation MSEPGGEKIIPINIENEMRTAYIDYSMSVIVSRALPDVRDGLKPVHRRVLFGMQDLGVLSNRSYKKSARIVGEVLGKYHPHGDGSVYDAMVRMAQEWSLRYPLVDGQGNFGSIDGDPPAAMRYTEARMRKIAEEVLADLDKETVDMRPNFDDTLEEPSVMPTKIPCLLVNGSAGIAVGMATNMAPHNLSEVCDGIVAYIDNKDIDTDGLMQHIKGPDFPTGGVIYGTAGIREAYETGRGKVILRGKTHVEEDPKTGRESIVCTEIPYQVNKADKLHKGVADLVTDKRIEGISDVNDYSDRDGIRLVYDVKRDAMSSVVLNQLYKHSELQVSFSINSIALVGGRPMMLGLKALISNFVEHRHDVVVRRTRFDLRKAEERAHILEGLLIALDHLDAVIALIRASQTPDEAREGLMAGFGLSEIQARAILDMRLQRLTGLERDKIRDEHAELMKLIAYLNSVLADEGLRMQIIKDETLEVKEKYGDKRRTQIVHSSGDMRMEDLIADDAVVVTISHLGYIKRTSLTEFRTQGRGGVGTRGSSTRDEDFLEHLFVATNHNYLLVFTQKGRCYWMRVYDIPEGNRQSKGRAIQNLVQLEAEDKVVAYLNVKDLTSEEYINNHFVVLCTKQGIIKKTTLEAYSRPRANGIIAVGIREGDELLEARLTTGKSHIILASRAGRAVHFQEEDVRPMGRNASGVRGMNLDGEAKDNEVIGMITIDSAELATRQVMVVSENGYGKRSAILDENGEYEYRMVSRGGKGVKTIQVTEKTGNLVAIKDVSADDQLMIITRNGITIRMDLSEMRVLGRATQGVRLIELRNGDQIAAVAKVDSELHEEEAPAPPGTPTDGPPADDAAADGTDVANDDTQDQ comes from the coding sequence ATGAGCGAGCCAGGAGGAGAGAAGATCATCCCGATCAACATCGAGAACGAGATGCGCACCGCCTACATCGATTATTCGATGTCGGTGATCGTGAGCCGGGCACTGCCCGATGTGCGTGATGGCCTGAAGCCGGTGCATCGCAGGGTGCTCTTCGGCATGCAGGACCTCGGGGTGCTCAGCAATCGGTCATACAAGAAGAGCGCCCGTATCGTGGGTGAGGTGCTGGGCAAGTACCATCCGCACGGCGACGGCAGCGTGTATGATGCCATGGTTCGCATGGCGCAGGAATGGAGCCTTCGGTACCCCCTGGTCGATGGTCAGGGCAACTTCGGCAGCATCGATGGCGACCCCCCGGCCGCCATGCGCTACACCGAGGCCCGGATGCGCAAGATCGCTGAGGAAGTGCTCGCCGACCTCGACAAGGAGACGGTGGACATGCGGCCCAACTTCGACGATACGCTGGAAGAGCCCAGCGTGATGCCCACCAAGATCCCCTGTTTGCTGGTGAATGGCTCGGCTGGCATCGCCGTGGGCATGGCCACCAACATGGCGCCGCACAACCTGAGCGAGGTCTGTGACGGCATCGTGGCCTACATCGACAACAAGGACATCGATACCGATGGCCTGATGCAGCACATCAAGGGCCCCGATTTCCCCACTGGGGGCGTGATCTACGGCACTGCCGGCATCCGTGAGGCCTATGAGACCGGTCGCGGCAAGGTGATCCTGCGCGGCAAGACGCATGTGGAAGAGGATCCCAAGACCGGACGCGAGAGCATCGTGTGCACCGAGATCCCTTACCAGGTGAACAAGGCCGACAAGCTGCATAAAGGCGTGGCCGACCTCGTCACCGATAAGCGCATCGAAGGCATCAGCGATGTGAACGACTACAGCGATCGCGACGGCATACGCTTGGTGTACGACGTGAAGCGCGACGCCATGAGCTCTGTGGTGCTCAACCAATTGTACAAGCACAGCGAGCTGCAGGTCAGCTTCAGCATCAACAGCATCGCCTTGGTCGGTGGCCGCCCCATGATGCTGGGGCTGAAGGCGCTGATCTCGAACTTCGTGGAGCACCGGCACGATGTGGTGGTGCGCCGGACCCGGTTCGACCTGCGCAAGGCCGAGGAGCGCGCGCATATCCTGGAGGGCCTGCTCATCGCGCTCGATCATCTCGATGCGGTCATCGCCCTTATCCGCGCCAGCCAGACACCAGACGAGGCGCGTGAGGGCCTCATGGCGGGCTTCGGCCTCTCGGAGATCCAGGCCCGTGCCATCCTCGACATGCGCCTGCAGCGCCTCACCGGCTTGGAGCGTGACAAGATCCGTGATGAGCATGCGGAGCTGATGAAGCTCATCGCCTACTTGAATTCGGTGCTGGCAGACGAGGGCCTGCGCATGCAGATCATCAAGGACGAGACCCTTGAAGTCAAGGAGAAGTACGGAGACAAGCGGCGCACCCAGATCGTGCATTCCAGCGGCGACATGCGCATGGAGGACCTCATCGCCGACGATGCGGTGGTCGTCACCATCAGTCACCTGGGATACATCAAGCGCACCTCGCTCACCGAGTTCCGCACGCAGGGCAGGGGAGGCGTAGGCACGCGCGGCAGCAGTACGCGCGATGAGGATTTCCTCGAGCACCTCTTCGTGGCCACGAACCACAACTACCTGCTGGTCTTCACGCAGAAAGGCCGATGCTACTGGATGCGGGTCTACGACATCCCGGAGGGCAACCGGCAGAGCAAGGGCCGTGCGATCCAGAACCTGGTTCAATTGGAGGCCGAAGACAAAGTGGTGGCCTACCTCAACGTGAAGGACCTCACCAGCGAGGAGTACATCAACAACCACTTCGTGGTGCTGTGCACGAAACAAGGCATCATCAAGAAGACCACACTGGAGGCTTACAGCCGGCCCCGCGCCAATGGCATCATCGCAGTCGGCATCCGCGAAGGCGATGAGCTGCTCGAGGCGCGCCTCACCACGGGCAAGAGCCACATCATCCTGGCCAGCCGGGCCGGGCGAGCGGTGCACTTCCAAGAAGAGGATGTGCGACCCATGGGCCGGAATGCCAGCGGCGTTCGCGGCATGAACCTCGATGGTGAGGCGAAGGACAACGAGGTCATCGGCATGATCACCATCGACAGCGCTGAACTGGCCACCCGCCAAGTGATGGTGGTGAGCGAGAACGGCTACGGCAAGCGCTCCGCCATCCTCGACGAGAACGGCGAATACGAGTACCGCATGGTCTCGCGCGGCGGAAAGGGCGTGAAGACGATCCAGGTCACCGAGAAGACCGGCAACCTGGTGGCCATCAAGGATGTGAGCGCGGACGATCAATTGATGATCATCACGCGCAATGGCATCACCATCCGCATGGACCTGAGCGAGATGCGCGTGCTGGGCCGTGCCACGCAAGGCGTGCGCTTGATCGAGCTCCGGAATGGCGATCAGATCGCAGCGGTGGCCAAAGTGGACAGCGAACTGCACGAAGAAGAGGCGCCCGCTCCTCCTGGAACACCAACGGATGGACCTCCAGCGGACGATGCGGCCGCAGATGGCACCGATGTTGCCAACGACGACACCCAAGACCAATAG